TCCTGATCGTCGCGTGGGGGCCCTTGGCCGCGGCCCTGTCAATCAATGCGTGCAAAATTGGTGGATACGACGCGCCTTGGCCCTCAGCCGCAGTAACGCGCTGTTTCAGTTCGGACGGGTGAATAGTGCTGCCCAATGACGCTTTCCATGCTTCTGACATCGCGTCAGTGCGCGATTTCCGAAGTGTGCCTGAGGCCCATCTGATAAAGGCAGAAGCGGCATTGCCCGGCGCAGCCGCTGACAATTCAGCAAGTAAGATCGCGCTGATTGCACTCGCGTCTATGGCGTCATGCCTCAGCCAAGGATATCTCAGGTAGTTGGCCATAGCATCAATTAGTCGCTCATAGGCGTCGGGATTTGTTCCGTTGTAGCCCGAATTCATAACAATCACGGGGTTCGGCCACGCATACATTGTGTATCTCAGCCCACAAACTTCAGGCTGCCAATAAACCAATAAAAAAATCTCCTGCAACTCCCTGACAAAATAGCACGCTTGCTCCAAATCACGTTGATATCTATTCAAGTCATCTTCAGCGCGCTTTCTCAAAATTGGGAAAAGCTCTCGGAGAATATCGCGACACTCCCCCGTTCCAATTATCCGCTCATCAAACCGGCCCAGCGCAAGGCTTTCGACACCTTCGTGATTATTCATTGCCAGAACTCTTAAGCTACTGGCTGTTTATCAGAATTCGAGAGATTGGCAATTTCTCGATTGTTTCAGAAGCGCGGCGCCATCGACGCGGATTTATCGGGGGCTCACGGGCTGGTGACAGGATGGACGTCAACCCAGACGCCGCGACAACCGACGCCCCGTCGCCTCCAGCCGCCCGAATAACAACAACATCGCCGGCGCAGCAGATCGTTATTCCGCCAGCAGCCCATTTACGAGAATTGGGGCAATGTCACCGGTTATAGACAGGTTGGCTGCTGATGCCGGTCAAGCCGCTGCCACGCAAGCCGCAGCAGGGTCATCTCGGGCCCGGCCCGCGCTCCACGGCTTCTTCCGCTCCCTGCCAGAACTGCTGCGCACGGGTGGAATAGGCCCGACGAAACTGCGGGTCGAGAATCGCGACCGGCGCGCTGAGAAACAGGCCGGCGGCGTCGCCGACGCCTTGCGCGACGCCCATGGGAACGCCGCCAATGCGTTCGCCGGTTCCCGCGCGGGGATCGCGCGTGGCGCCATTGATCAGCTCTGCGCCAAGGAAGCGCACGACGTCGGGGTTCTGGGCGAATTTGCTGTGTCGCAACTGATCGCCGCCGCCCGCGCCGCTCAGATCGATCACCTCCACGCCCTTCTCCGCGATCCAGGGCTTTTGCGCGGGGTCGGCGGCGCCGAGACGCTCGACATCGCCGCCGATCCCTCGCGACAGACGCAGCGCCCTGTCCTGACCCGATACGAACACCGTCATCTCGGGCCGCTTCTCCCCGAACGCCTCGAGCTGCGCGCGAAACACGTCGACGTCAATGTCCGGCGAGGCGAGAATGACATTCTGGATTTTCGCCGGAACGCGGCCTTCACGGATCGCCATCTGTCGAAGCGACTCCATGGCGAGCCAGGCGCCCATTGAATGGGCGAGCACGACGATCTCCTTCACATTCGGGCTCGCGGCGAGGCGATGCAACAGGCTCTCGAGCGCGTCGCGCGAAAAGGTCGCGCTCTCCCGATCGTAGACATAGTTGAAAACACTGCCGCGCGACGGCCAACTGAACAACACGGGCGCCGCCTCGGCGCCGGAATCGTGGAAGATCTGCGCGAAGCCGAAAAGAGCTTCTTCGAAGCGCGTGTTGAAGCCATGTATGAACAGGAGAACGCGACGATCCCTGCCGTCGTGCCGTCGCAGCCAGTCTTCCACCTCCTTCGACGTCAGCGACTGGTCGATGCGCAGCGTCGCGAATTCGCTCGCGGGATCAGGCGGCACCGATCGCGGCCATTGCACCTCGCCGATCTGTCGACGCGAGTCGGGCGGGATCGACACGTCGACCGTCGCGAAGGCCGCCTCCCCACGGTCGCCGGAGAAAACCACGCCCGCGTCATCCGACCGCTCGCGCGTCGTGGCGACGAGAATATCGAGCGATGTGGCCTGCGGCGACGCCGTGCGCACCGGCTCCAGCACGCCCACCGGAGAGACGCAGCCCATGAGCGCGCTCGCGCTCAGGAGAAGAACGCAAACAGACGCCAGCGCGCCACGCCGTCTCGACGACGCGCGGGCGCGAGGCCCGGCGCCGATACAGGCGCCGTCAGCTTTCATTCGCGCCCGCACGCCGGAAAGCGACGACGATTGCGCCGATGACGAGCGCGATGAGAACCAGAAGAAGGGCGGAGCGTTTGAGCCAGGCCATCGCCGGCACGGTGAGCGCCAGAA
The DNA window shown above is from Methylocystis echinoides and carries:
- a CDS encoding alpha/beta hydrolase encodes the protein MKADGACIGAGPRARASSRRRGALASVCVLLLSASALMGCVSPVGVLEPVRTASPQATSLDILVATTRERSDDAGVVFSGDRGEAAFATVDVSIPPDSRRQIGEVQWPRSVPPDPASEFATLRIDQSLTSKEVEDWLRRHDGRDRRVLLFIHGFNTRFEEALFGFAQIFHDSGAEAAPVLFSWPSRGSVFNYVYDRESATFSRDALESLLHRLAASPNVKEIVVLAHSMGAWLAMESLRQMAIREGRVPAKIQNVILASPDIDVDVFRAQLEAFGEKRPEMTVFVSGQDRALRLSRGIGGDVERLGAADPAQKPWIAEKGVEVIDLSGAGGGDQLRHSKFAQNPDVVRFLGAELINGATRDPRAGTGERIGGVPMGVAQGVGDAAGLFLSAPVAILDPQFRRAYSTRAQQFWQGAEEAVERGPGPR